In a genomic window of Glycine max cultivar Williams 82 chromosome 13, Glycine_max_v4.0, whole genome shotgun sequence:
- the LOC100818619 gene encoding glutamate receptor 2.7 — MHFLSTIPQTLAMIWLFYLLISLGLISGYQNEATNANNKVISIGAIIDVNSRIGKEQQVALDIAAQSYNSTSRTYKLALYFRNSTKDPLRAITLVEEMIYKQKVQVIIGMHKWSEAALVAEIGSQAQVPIIAFAEPTITPPLMTERWPFLVRLANSSTTYIKCIADIVQTYNWQRVVAIYEDDAYGGDYGMLALLSEALQDVGSMIEYHLVLPPISSLHDPGGLVREELLKLWQTQSRVFIVLQSSFEMAIHLFKEASKMGLVDKESVWIHPESITNLLDSVNKSSISYMEGALGIKTYYSENSTEYQDFEAQFRKKFWPKNAEEDNRYPGFYALQAYDSIKIVTQAVDRMAGRNTSSPKNLLREILSSNFLGLSGQIQFEDGQLLQNPILRIVNVAGRSYKEVCFWSQQHGFTTNLPIGQGGYNVAGNTKCFNGVRWPGDLKHDPKGWKMPTKQNPLRIAVRNRTSFSKFVNYDQNKKIYSGFCIDIFQSVLPLLGYDLPYQYYPIDGTYNDLVQLVYNKTYDAVVGDMTILEERMQYVDFTVPYAESGLSMIVPSKSEESAWMFTKPFTWELWMVTGAILIYTMLAVWYLERESNPEFHGNWKSQISTALWFTFSSLFFAHREKMSCNLTRMVMVSWLLLVLILTSCYTASLSSMLTVKQLQPNVTDIQWLKRNNMKIGCDGDSFVRSFLEKVENFKPENIINVTDEYNYDGAFKNNSIAAAFLELPYEKVFISECCNRYIGFTPRTRFGGLGFMFQKGSPLARDVSKAILHLSEKKAELKRLEEKWLITSPASCSNVTSDDTDSLKLRSLWILYVISGATSTICVLLSAIQSLVKSCHQCQAVAPEGNDTPSDHKVWEKVITHAKQIFNKKINNSSEAQEQVVTDCSLRWDRVNMTVSPEHQQEMASPLPGILMLPSPPPEVQMTTHDLGITNTSK, encoded by the exons ATGCATTTCCTTTCAACTATTCCTCAAACACTAGCAATGATTTGGCTCTTTTATTTACTCATCTCTCTTGGTCTCATTAGTGGCTACCAAAATGAAGCTACAAATGCAAATAACAAAGTTATATCTATTGGGGCTATCATTGATGTTAATTCTCGCATTGGGAAAGAACAGCAAGTAGCCCTGGACATTGCTGCTCAAAGTTACAATAGCACTTCAAGGACCTACAAGTTGGCTCTCTATTTTCGGAACTCCACCAAGGATCCCCTCAGAGCCATCACTCTTG TTGAAGAGATGATTTATAAGCAAAAGGTGCAAGTGATTATAGGGATGCACAAATGGTCAGAAGCAGCTCTAGTGGCTGAAATAGGAAGCCAAGCTCAAGTTCCTATCATAGCATTTGCAGAACCTACAATTACCCCACCATTGATGACAGAGCGATGGCCTTTTTTGGTGAGACTGGCTAACAGTAGTACAACATATATCAAATGTATTGCAGATATAGTGCAAACTTATAATTGGCAGAGAGTAGTTGCCATCTATGAAGATGATGCATATGGTGGAGATTATGGTATGCTAGCACTGCTATCTGAGGCCCTCCAGGATGTAGGTTCAATGATTGAATACCACTTAGTTCTTCCACCTATTTCTTCTCTACATGATCCAGGCGGGCTTGTACGTGAAGAGTTGCTTAAGTTGTGGCAAACACAATCTCGTGTGTTCATTGTGCTGCAATCTTCATTTGAAATGGCGATTCATTTGTTTAAAGAAGCCTCAAAAATGGGACTCGTGGACAAAGAATCAGTTTGGATACACCCAGAGAGCATAACTAATTTGCTGGACTCTGTCAACAAGTCTTCTATttcctatatggaaggagcttTAGGAATCAAGACCTACTACTCCGAAAACAGCACTGAGTACCAAGATTTTGAGGCTCAATTCCGGAAAAAATTTTGGCCTAAGAATGCTGAGGAAGATAATCGCTACCCAGGATTTTATGCTTTGCAAGCATATGACAGCATTAAAATTGTGACTCAAGCAGTAGACAGAATGGCCGGTAGAAACACTAGCAGCCCAAAGAATTTACTAAGAGAAATACTGTCTAGCAACTTTCTTGGTTTAAGTGGTCAAATTCAATTTGAAGATGGACAACTCCTGCAGAATCCTATTTTGAGGATAGTAAATGTGGCTGGGAGGAGTTACAAGGAAGTATGCTTTTGGAGTCAACAACATGGGTTCACCACAAACCTCCCTATAGGACAAGGTGGATATAATGTTGCAGGTAATACAAAATGTTTCAATGGTGTACGTTGGCCCGGGGATCTGAAGCATGATCCAAAGGGCTGGAAAATGCCTACTAAACAAAATCCATTGAGAATCGCAGTCCGAAACAGAACCTCATTTTCCAAGTTTGTCAACTATgatcagaataaaaaaatatatagtggATTCTGCATTGATATTTTTCAGAGTGTGCTCCCCCTTTTGGGGTATGACTTGCCATATCAATATTATCCCATTGATGGAACCTATAATGATTTGGTTCAGCTTGTTTATAACAAG ACTTATGATGCTGTCGTTGGGGACATGACCATACTAGAGGAAAGAATGCAGTACGTGGATTTTACAGTGCCATATGCAGAATCAGGATTGTCAATGATAGTTCCATCAAAGTCAGAAGAGTCAGCATGGATGTTCACAAAGCCCTTTACCTGGGAACTGTGGATGGTTACAGGTGCCATTTTGATTTACACAATGTTAGCAGTTTGGTACCTTGAGAGAGAATCCAATCCTGAGTTTCATGGCAATTGGAAGAGCCAGATCAGTACAGCTCTTTGGTTTACCTTCTCGTCTCTGTTCTTCGCTCATA GGGAAAAAATGAGTTGCAACTTAACTCGTATGGTGATGGTCTCATGGCTCTTGCTAGTTCTGATCCTTACTTCATGCTACACTGCTAGTCTTTCTTCAATGCTCACAGTTAAACAACTGCAACCAAATGTCACAGACATTCAGTGGTTGAAGAGGAACAACATGAAAATTGGTTGTGATGGTGACTCATTTGTTCGGTCGTTCCTGGAGAAAGTAGAAAATTTTAAGCCTGAGAACATCATAAATGTTACTGATGAATACAACTACGATGGTGCGTTTAAAAATAACAGTATAGCAGCTGCCTTTCTTGAACTCCCATATGAAAAGGTGTTCATAAGTGAATGCTGCAACAGATACATTGGTTTCACTCCCAGAACCAGATTTGGAGGACTGGGCTTT ATGTTCCAGAAAGGCTCGCCACTGGCCAGAGACGTGTCAAAAGCTATATTACATCTCTCAGAAAAAAAAGCAGAGCTGAAGAGATTGGAAGAGAAGTGGTTGATTACCTCACCGGCATCATGCTCCAACGTGACCTCCGATGATACGGACAGTTTGAAGCTGAGAAGTTTATGGATTCTATATGTCATCTCAGGTGCCACTTCCACCATTTGTGTGCTACTATCAGCCATCCAGTCTCTAGTAAAATCCTGTCACCAATGTCAAGCAGTGGCACCAGAAGGCAATGACACACCAAGTGATCATAAAGTGTGGGAAAAGGTGATTACACATGCAAAACAGATTTTTAACAAAAAGATCAATAATTCAAGTGAGGCACAGGAACAGGTTGTGACTGATTGTTCTTTGAGATGGGATCGCGTGAACATGACTGTTTCCCCTGAGCATCAGCAGGAAATGGCTTCTCCGCTACCCGGAATTTTAATGCTACCTTCTCCACCCCCAGAGGTTCAGATGACAACTCATGATTTAGGAATCACCAACACTTCAAAGTAG
- the LOC100787782 gene encoding D-aminoacyl-tRNA deacylase, protein MRKSNSTQRFNDKDELKMQLQLVPPCRVPRVGDIHRIETSTSTSTVTVRRRRRRNAVTTAMRAVVQRVASASVEVEGRIVSEIGPGLLVLVGIHDSDSDADADYICRKVLNMRLFPNENTGKAWDHSVMQKNYQVLLVSQFTLYGFLKGNKPDFHVAMAPQRAKPFYASLVDRFRNAYNSDAIKDGVFGAMMKVDLVNDGPVTMQLDSNSPN, encoded by the exons atgAGAAAATCTAATTCAACACAACGATTCAACGATAAAGATGAATTAAAGATGCAATTGCAATTGGTGCCGCCGTGTAGGGTTCCACGTGTGGGAGACATACATAGAATTGAGACCTCGACCTCGACCTCCACTGTTActgtgagaagaagaagaagaagaaacgcaGTGACTACTGCAATGAGAGCGGTGGTTCAGCGCGTGGCCTCTGCCTCCGTCGAGGTCGAAGGCCGCATCGTCTCCGAGATCGGCCCCGGCCTTCTCGTCCTCGTCGGAATCCACGACTCTGATTCCGACGCCGACGCCGATTACAT ATGTCGAAAGGTCTTGAATATGAGGCTGTTCCCAAATGAAAATACGGGCAAAGCGTGGGACCACAGTGTAATGCAGAAAAATTATCAAGTTTTGTTGG TGAGTCAGTTTACGTTGTATGGATTCCTGAAGGGTAACAAACCGGATTTTCACGTTGCGATGGCACCTCAGAGAGCCAAGCCATTCTATGCCTCTTTAGTTGACAGGTTTAGGAATGCCTATAACTCTGATGCAATCAAGG ACGGTGTATTCGGAGCAATGATGAAG GTAGATTTGGTTAATGATGGACCAGTTACCATGCAGCTTGATTCAAATTCACCAAA TTGA